In a genomic window of Leisingera caerulea DSM 24564:
- a CDS encoding phosphoglycerate kinase — MGWKTLDDMDLNGKRVLVRVDINVPIVDGVVTDSTRIRRIAPTVRDILAAGGKPILLAHFGRPGGERRENLSLNQLVPTLERAFETRVLFAADCVGAGAEAAADALQPGEVLLLENTRFHAAETKNDPDLAAGMARLGEVYCNDAFSAAHRAHSSTEAIARLLPACAGRLMQAELEALESALGQPQRPVTAVVGGAKVSTKLELLGNLIEKVDHLVIGGGMANTFLVAKGLPVGISLAERIMKDTAAEILAKAEAAGCEIILPVDIVVAKKFEAHAEHETLPADQCPEDGMILDAGPESLARIIEVFANSKTLIWNGPLGAFELEPFDAATNAAALKAAAMTRSGQLISVAGGGDTVAALNASGAAGDFTYISTAGGAFLEWMEGKTLPGVAALEQ; from the coding sequence ATGGGCTGGAAAACACTCGACGACATGGATCTGAACGGCAAGCGCGTGCTGGTGCGTGTGGACATCAACGTGCCGATCGTCGACGGCGTGGTGACCGACTCCACCCGCATCCGCCGCATCGCCCCCACCGTGCGCGATATTCTGGCCGCAGGCGGCAAGCCGATCCTGCTGGCCCACTTCGGCCGCCCCGGCGGCGAGCGCCGCGAGAACCTGTCGCTGAACCAGCTGGTGCCGACACTGGAGCGCGCCTTTGAAACCCGCGTGCTGTTTGCCGCCGATTGCGTCGGTGCCGGCGCCGAAGCCGCTGCCGATGCGCTGCAGCCGGGCGAAGTGCTGCTCTTGGAAAACACCCGCTTCCACGCCGCCGAGACCAAGAACGATCCCGACCTCGCCGCCGGCATGGCCCGCCTGGGCGAGGTTTACTGCAACGACGCCTTCTCCGCCGCCCACCGCGCGCATTCCTCGACCGAGGCGATTGCCCGCCTGCTGCCCGCCTGCGCCGGCCGCCTGATGCAGGCCGAACTGGAAGCGCTGGAAAGCGCCCTGGGCCAGCCCCAGCGTCCGGTGACGGCCGTTGTCGGCGGCGCCAAGGTTTCGACCAAGCTGGAACTGCTGGGCAACCTGATTGAGAAAGTCGACCACCTGGTGATCGGCGGCGGCATGGCCAACACTTTCCTGGTCGCCAAAGGCCTGCCGGTCGGCATCTCCCTGGCCGAGCGCATCATGAAGGACACCGCAGCCGAGATCCTGGCCAAGGCCGAGGCCGCGGGCTGCGAGATCATCCTGCCCGTTGACATCGTGGTCGCCAAGAAATTCGAAGCCCACGCCGAGCACGAAACCCTGCCCGCCGATCAATGCCCGGAGGACGGCATGATCCTGGACGCAGGCCCGGAAAGCCTCGCCCGCATCATCGAGGTTTTTGCAAACAGCAAGACGCTGATCTGGAACGGCCCCCTCGGTGCGTTTGAGCTGGAGCCGTTCGACGCCGCCACCAACGCGGCCGCGCTCAAGGCCGCGGCGATGACCCGTTCCGGCCAGCTGATCTCGGTTGCCGGCGGCGGCGACACCGTTGCGGCCCTGAACGCCTCCGGCGCAGCCGGCGACTTCACCTATATCTCCACCGCCGGCGGCGCCTTCCTGGAATGGATGGAAGGCAAAACCCTGCCCGGCGTCGCCGCACTGGAGCAGTAA
- a CDS encoding acyl-CoA dehydrogenase family protein — MQDSAACAGRGDLGTHEVQNQPQPRGGRDLWAEDAALRSYAAHHGGRADALARAGAEYGSGALLEAAAEARRDPPRLELFSRSGRRLDEVRFNAGYHQVMAAAQRLGYAHAAWDGRPGGHVTHAAHVYMLNQVEPGVCCPMTMTYAAIPALRHTPDLAALWHPKLLSAEYDPAVRPVAHKRGATLGMAMTEKQGGSDVRANTTRAVRDGAHYRLTGHKWFCSAPMSDGFLTLAYADGGLTCFLVPRWLEEGRNGIRLQRLKDKLGNRANASSEIEYADALAHRVGEEGAGVRTIIEMVHHTRLDTALAPAGLMRAALAEAFWWAEGRAAFQRKLIDQPLMRAVLADLVLDAEGALAAGMAMAAAFDRTDADSRALARIGVALAKYLGNKRCIPVIGEAMEVLGGMGYVEETPMPMLYREAPLNGIWEGSGNVICLDILRTLAREPRASAALNALLDGARGGDRRYDAALAAHRARWPGLPDEAEARWFAESLATLMTAACLMDAAPAAVAEGYVGSRVAGERGSLPGSVAGLDVPAVLARFRGA, encoded by the coding sequence ATGCAAGACAGTGCAGCCTGCGCCGGGCGCGGCGATTTGGGAACTCATGAGGTGCAGAACCAGCCGCAGCCGCGCGGCGGGCGCGATCTGTGGGCGGAGGATGCGGCGCTGCGGTCCTATGCGGCGCATCACGGCGGCCGCGCGGATGCGCTTGCCCGCGCGGGGGCGGAATACGGCAGCGGCGCGCTGCTGGAGGCTGCTGCGGAGGCGCGGCGCGACCCGCCGCGGCTGGAGCTGTTCAGCCGCTCCGGCCGCCGCCTGGACGAGGTGCGGTTCAACGCGGGCTATCATCAGGTGATGGCGGCGGCGCAGCGGCTGGGCTATGCCCATGCCGCCTGGGACGGCAGGCCGGGCGGCCATGTCACCCATGCGGCGCATGTCTATATGCTCAACCAGGTGGAGCCGGGCGTGTGCTGCCCGATGACCATGACCTATGCCGCCATCCCCGCGCTGCGCCATACGCCGGATCTGGCGGCGCTGTGGCACCCGAAGCTGCTGAGCGCGGAGTATGACCCGGCGGTGCGCCCGGTGGCGCACAAGCGCGGCGCGACGCTGGGCATGGCGATGACCGAGAAGCAGGGCGGCTCTGATGTGCGGGCCAATACCACCCGGGCGGTGCGGGACGGCGCGCACTACCGGCTGACCGGGCATAAGTGGTTCTGCTCGGCGCCGATGTCGGACGGGTTTCTGACGCTGGCCTATGCCGACGGCGGGCTGACCTGTTTTCTGGTGCCGCGCTGGCTGGAGGAGGGGCGCAACGGCATCCGGCTGCAGCGGCTGAAGGACAAGCTGGGAAACCGCGCCAATGCCAGTTCCGAGATCGAATACGCAGATGCGCTGGCGCACCGGGTGGGCGAGGAGGGCGCGGGCGTGCGCACCATCATCGAAATGGTGCATCACACACGGCTGGACACCGCGCTGGCGCCTGCCGGGCTGATGCGGGCGGCGCTGGCGGAGGCGTTCTGGTGGGCCGAGGGGCGTGCGGCCTTTCAGAGGAAGCTGATCGACCAGCCGCTGATGCGCGCGGTGCTGGCGGATCTGGTGCTGGATGCCGAGGGCGCGCTGGCCGCAGGCATGGCGATGGCGGCGGCCTTTGACCGGACGGATGCGGACAGCCGGGCGCTGGCGCGGATCGGGGTCGCTTTGGCGAAATACCTTGGCAACAAGCGCTGCATCCCGGTGATCGGCGAGGCGATGGAGGTGCTGGGCGGCATGGGCTATGTCGAGGAAACGCCGATGCCGATGCTGTACCGCGAGGCACCGCTGAACGGGATCTGGGAAGGCTCCGGCAACGTGATCTGCCTGGATATCCTGCGCACGCTGGCCAGGGAGCCGCGGGCCAGTGCGGCGCTGAACGCGCTGCTGGACGGGGCCAGGGGCGGGGACAGGCGCTATGACGCGGCGCTGGCGGCGCACCGGGCGCGCTGGCCCGGGCTGCCGGATGAGGCGGAGGCGCGCTGGTTCGCCGAAAGCCTGGCCACGCTGATGACGGCGGCCTGCCTGATGGACGCGGCGCCTGCTGCAGTGGCAGAGGGTTATGTGGGAAGCCGGGTTGCCGGAGAGCGCGGTTCGCTGCCGGGCTCGGTGGCCGGGCTGGATGTGCCGGCGGTCCTGGCGCGGTTCCGCGGCGCATAG
- a CDS encoding FtsB family cell division protein, with protein sequence MTRSTRPSFGAIAFFAIAFALSAYFTFAAVQGDFGLFRRVEIQAEAEELRLDLGRLQTQIGDMENLTRRLSDDYLDLDLLDEQARSVLGLVRADEIVIR encoded by the coding sequence GTGACCCGAAGCACCCGGCCGTCTTTTGGCGCCATCGCCTTCTTTGCTATCGCCTTCGCGCTCAGCGCGTATTTTACCTTTGCGGCGGTACAAGGCGACTTCGGTCTATTCCGGAGGGTCGAGATCCAAGCCGAAGCAGAAGAACTGCGGCTGGATCTCGGCCGTCTCCAGACCCAGATCGGCGATATGGAAAACCTGACCCGCCGCCTCTCCGACGATTATCTCGATCTCGACCTGCTGGATGAGCAGGCCCGTTCGGTGCTCGGCCTGGTCCGCGCCGACGAGATCGTGATCCGCTGA
- the pdhA gene encoding pyruvate dehydrogenase (acetyl-transferring) E1 component subunit alpha → MAARKTTKKPNVSAEELTHYYREMLLIRRFEEKSGQLYGMGLIGGFCHLYIGQEAVVVGLEAAAEEGDKRVTSYRDHGHMLACGMDPDGVMAELTGREGGYSKGKGGSMHMFSKEKHFYGGHGIVGAQVPIGAGLAFADKYKGNGRVTFTYFGDGAANQGQVYETFNMAALWKLPVIFVIENNQYAMGTSQQRSTSSAEIWERGKAFGIPGEAVDGMNVLSVKEAGERAVAHCRNGDGPYILEVKTYRYRGHSMSDPAKYRTREEVQKMREERDPIEQVRDMLLTGKHATEEDLKAIDKEIKEIVSKSADFAKESPEPALEELWTDIYADEVPQENA, encoded by the coding sequence ATGGCCGCTAGAAAAACCACAAAGAAACCAAACGTTTCTGCCGAAGAACTCACCCACTACTACCGCGAGATGCTGCTGATCCGCCGATTCGAGGAAAAATCGGGCCAGCTGTACGGCATGGGTCTGATCGGGGGCTTCTGCCACCTCTACATCGGCCAGGAAGCCGTTGTCGTGGGCCTCGAGGCCGCCGCCGAGGAAGGCGACAAGCGCGTCACCTCCTACCGCGATCACGGCCACATGCTGGCCTGCGGCATGGACCCCGACGGCGTCATGGCTGAGCTCACGGGCCGCGAGGGCGGCTACTCCAAGGGCAAAGGCGGCTCCATGCACATGTTCTCCAAGGAGAAGCATTTCTATGGCGGCCACGGCATCGTCGGCGCCCAGGTGCCGATCGGCGCAGGCCTTGCATTCGCCGACAAGTACAAGGGCAACGGCCGCGTCACCTTCACCTATTTCGGTGACGGCGCCGCCAACCAGGGCCAGGTCTACGAGACCTTCAACATGGCCGCCCTGTGGAAGCTGCCGGTGATCTTCGTGATCGAGAACAACCAGTACGCCATGGGCACCTCGCAACAGCGCTCCACCTCCAGCGCCGAGATCTGGGAACGCGGCAAGGCGTTCGGCATCCCGGGCGAAGCGGTGGACGGCATGAACGTCCTCTCCGTCAAGGAAGCGGGCGAGCGCGCCGTGGCCCACTGCCGCAACGGCGACGGCCCCTACATCCTTGAGGTCAAAACCTACCGCTACCGCGGCCACTCGATGTCGGATCCGGCCAAGTACCGCACCCGCGAAGAGGTCCAGAAGATGCGCGAAGAGCGCGACCCGATCGAGCAGGTCCGCGACATGCTCCTGACCGGCAAGCACGCCACCGAAGAGGACCTCAAGGCGATCGACAAGGAGATCAAGGAAATCGTTTCCAAGTCCGCCGACTTCGCCAAGGAAAGCCCCGAGCCCGCCCTGGAAGAGCTCTGGACCGACATCTATGCGGACGAAGTGCCGCAGGAAAACGCCTGA
- a CDS encoding pyruvate dehydrogenase complex E1 component subunit beta, whose protein sequence is MATEILMPALSPTMEEGTLAKWLVKEGDTVNSGDILAEIETDKATMEFEAVDEGTVGKILIGEGTEGVKVNTPIAVLVEDGESADDYEASSAKEEAPAQEAPAGEAPSDEPAAAAPQKEPAMPAKVLEPDYPEGTEMVQTTVREALRDAMAEEMRRDEDVFLMGEEVAEYQGAYKVSQGLLDEFGAKRVIDTPITEHGFTGIATGAAFGGLRPIVEFMTFNFAMQAIDQIINSAAKTLYMSGGQMGAPMVFRGPNGAAARVGAQHSQDYAAWYMQIPGLKVVMPYSAADAKGLMKTAIRDPNPVIFLENEILYGRAFDVPKLDDFTIPFGKARIWREGSDATIVSFGIGMQYALEAADKLAQDGISAEVIDLRTLRPMDLPTVIESVKKTNRLVTVEEGWPQGSVGSYIASEVQREAFDYLDAPVLTCTGKDVPMPYAANLERHALITTEEVVEAVKQVSYR, encoded by the coding sequence ATGGCAACTGAAATTCTGATGCCCGCCCTGTCGCCGACCATGGAGGAAGGCACCCTGGCCAAATGGCTGGTCAAGGAAGGCGATACCGTGAACTCCGGCGACATCCTGGCCGAGATCGAAACCGACAAGGCGACGATGGAATTCGAAGCCGTCGACGAAGGCACCGTCGGCAAAATCCTGATCGGTGAAGGCACCGAAGGCGTCAAGGTGAACACCCCCATCGCGGTGCTGGTCGAAGACGGCGAAAGCGCCGACGACTACGAGGCCTCCAGCGCCAAGGAAGAGGCCCCGGCCCAGGAAGCGCCCGCCGGGGAAGCACCCTCGGACGAACCCGCCGCCGCCGCACCGCAGAAAGAACCTGCCATGCCGGCCAAGGTTCTGGAGCCCGACTACCCGGAAGGCACCGAGATGGTGCAGACCACCGTGCGCGAAGCCCTGCGCGACGCCATGGCCGAGGAAATGCGCCGCGACGAGGACGTGTTCCTGATGGGCGAGGAAGTCGCCGAGTACCAGGGCGCCTACAAGGTCTCCCAGGGCCTGCTGGATGAGTTCGGCGCCAAGCGGGTGATCGACACCCCGATCACTGAGCACGGCTTTACCGGCATCGCCACCGGCGCGGCCTTTGGCGGGTTGCGCCCGATTGTCGAGTTCATGACTTTCAACTTCGCCATGCAGGCGATTGACCAGATTATCAACTCGGCGGCCAAGACGCTTTACATGTCCGGCGGCCAGATGGGCGCGCCGATGGTGTTCCGCGGCCCCAACGGCGCCGCCGCCCGTGTCGGCGCCCAGCATTCGCAGGACTACGCCGCCTGGTACATGCAGATCCCGGGCCTCAAGGTGGTGATGCCCTACTCCGCCGCCGACGCCAAAGGTTTGATGAAGACCGCGATCCGCGATCCCAACCCGGTGATCTTCTTGGAGAACGAAATCCTCTACGGCCGCGCCTTCGACGTGCCGAAACTGGACGATTTCACCATCCCCTTCGGCAAGGCCCGGATCTGGCGCGAAGGCTCGGACGCCACCATCGTCTCCTTCGGCATCGGCATGCAGTACGCGCTGGAAGCCGCCGACAAGCTGGCCCAGGACGGCATCTCAGCTGAGGTCATCGACCTGCGCACCCTGCGCCCGATGGACCTGCCCACGGTGATTGAATCGGTCAAGAAAACCAACCGCCTGGTCACGGTCGAGGAAGGCTGGCCGCAGGGCTCCGTCGGCAGCTACATCGCGTCCGAAGTGCAGCGCGAGGCGTTCGACTACCTGGATGCGCCGGTTTTGACCTGCACCGGCAAGGACGTGCCGATGCCCTATGCCGCCAACCTGGAACGCCACGCGCTGATCACCACGGAAGAGGTGGTCGAAGCCGTGAAACAAGTGTCCTACCGCTAG
- a CDS encoding pyruvate dehydrogenase complex dihydrolipoamide acetyltransferase, with translation MPTEILMPALSPTMEEGTLAKWLVKEGDTVSSGDLIAEIETDKATMEFEAVDEGTVGKILIAEGSEGVKVNTPIAVLLEDGESADDIDTSGSSSADAAPAKEAKEEAPAEAKSEAPKEEAKAAPAAPQGADGNRIFASPLARRIAADKGLDLAQIEGSGPKGRIVKADVIDAKPQAAKEEAPKAEAASAPAAAAAPVAGPSADQVARMYEGREYEEVKLDGMRKTIAARLTEAKQQVPHFYLRRDIQLDALLKFRGDLNKQLDARGVKLSVNDFIIKACALALQSVPDANAVWAGDRVLKMKASDVAVAVAIEGGLFTPVLQDSDTKSLSALSAEMKDLAARARDRKLAPHEYQGGSFAISNLGMFGIDNFDAVINPPHGAILAVGAGVKKPVVGKDGELAVATVMSVTLSVDHRVIDGALGAELLNAIKENLENPMVMLA, from the coding sequence ATGCCCACCGAAATCCTGATGCCCGCGCTTTCTCCCACCATGGAGGAAGGCACCCTTGCCAAATGGCTGGTCAAGGAAGGCGACACTGTTTCCTCCGGCGACCTGATCGCCGAGATCGAAACCGACAAGGCCACCATGGAGTTTGAAGCCGTGGACGAAGGCACCGTCGGCAAGATCCTGATCGCCGAAGGCTCCGAAGGCGTGAAGGTGAACACCCCGATCGCGGTGCTGCTGGAAGACGGCGAAAGCGCCGACGACATCGACACCTCCGGCAGCTCCAGCGCGGACGCGGCTCCGGCCAAGGAAGCCAAGGAAGAGGCGCCTGCGGAAGCCAAATCCGAAGCGCCGAAGGAAGAGGCCAAAGCCGCCCCCGCCGCGCCGCAGGGCGCCGACGGCAACCGCATCTTCGCCTCCCCGCTGGCGCGCCGCATCGCCGCCGACAAGGGCCTGGACCTCGCGCAGATCGAGGGCTCCGGCCCCAAGGGCCGCATCGTCAAGGCCGACGTGATCGACGCCAAGCCGCAAGCCGCCAAGGAAGAGGCTCCTAAAGCCGAAGCCGCCAGCGCACCGGCGGCCGCTGCCGCCCCCGTGGCCGGCCCCTCCGCCGACCAGGTCGCCCGCATGTACGAGGGCCGCGAGTACGAAGAGGTCAAGCTCGACGGCATGCGCAAGACCATCGCCGCCCGCCTGACTGAGGCCAAGCAGCAGGTGCCGCATTTCTACCTGCGCCGCGACATCCAGCTGGACGCGCTTCTGAAGTTCCGCGGCGACCTGAACAAGCAGCTCGACGCCCGCGGCGTCAAGCTCTCGGTCAACGACTTCATCATCAAGGCCTGCGCCCTGGCGCTGCAATCGGTGCCGGACGCCAACGCGGTCTGGGCCGGTGACCGGGTGCTCAAGATGAAAGCCTCCGACGTGGCCGTCGCCGTTGCCATCGAGGGCGGGCTGTTCACCCCGGTGCTGCAGGACAGCGACACCAAATCCTTGTCCGCCCTGTCGGCTGAGATGAAAGACCTCGCCGCCCGCGCCCGCGACCGCAAGCTGGCGCCGCATGAATACCAGGGCGGCAGCTTCGCGATCTCCAACCTCGGCATGTTCGGCATCGACAACTTCGACGCGGTGATCAACCCGCCGCACGGCGCGATCCTGGCCGTGGGCGCCGGCGTCAAGAAGCCGGTTGTCGGCAAGGACGGCGAGCTGGCGGTGGCCACCGTGATGTCCGTCACCCTCTCGGTCGACCACCGGGTGATCGACGGCGCGCTGGGGGCAGAGCTCCTGAACGCGATCAAGGAGAACCTGGAAAACCCGATGGTTATGCTGGCCTGA
- a CDS encoding alanine/ornithine racemase family PLP-dependent enzyme has product MEIDLSKIRQNTRVLVDRLDPRGITVTGVTKAVCGHPGIAKAMLSGGATGLADARVANVERMRKAGITCPVLMIRTPMLSQVERVVSSCEASCNTEAGIIASLAAAALRQGTNHGIILMVEMGDLREGIMREDLTDIALQVTRTPGVLLRGIGANFACLAGPAPTAEDMAALSSLADATEAECGPFVDVVSGGSSANLRWALDTGPAGRVNNLRLGEAILLGTDPVSGNPINGLHTDAFVLQAEVIETKTKSKLAPLKLSDPALSALSLVPGNHWKTRSILAIGLQDTDPAGLIFPAAVSYIGATSDHLVVETTNCPLRIGSEITLRLNYSALLHAMAAPDVEKVLCDDRPSADARSARRNGRHPALL; this is encoded by the coding sequence TTGGAAATTGATCTGAGCAAAATCCGTCAGAACACGCGTGTTCTTGTCGACCGCTTGGACCCACGCGGGATCACTGTGACAGGTGTGACCAAAGCCGTATGCGGACACCCGGGCATTGCAAAAGCCATGCTTTCTGGCGGTGCAACAGGACTGGCTGATGCGCGGGTGGCAAATGTTGAGCGTATGCGCAAGGCAGGGATAACCTGCCCGGTCCTGATGATCCGGACACCCATGCTGAGCCAAGTGGAGCGCGTTGTCTCGTCCTGCGAAGCCAGTTGCAACACCGAAGCCGGGATCATCGCCAGCCTCGCCGCTGCTGCCCTGCGCCAAGGCACCAATCACGGGATCATCCTGATGGTGGAGATGGGGGATCTTCGTGAAGGCATTATGCGCGAGGATCTGACCGACATCGCGCTTCAGGTCACCAGAACACCGGGCGTGCTGCTCAGAGGCATCGGTGCAAACTTTGCTTGCCTGGCGGGCCCGGCTCCCACTGCTGAGGATATGGCGGCACTCTCATCACTCGCGGACGCCACGGAAGCGGAATGCGGCCCCTTCGTTGATGTGGTTTCCGGAGGCAGTTCCGCGAATCTGCGGTGGGCGCTTGATACAGGACCGGCAGGAAGGGTGAATAACCTGCGCCTGGGGGAGGCCATCCTGCTCGGCACCGATCCGGTTTCCGGAAACCCGATAAACGGGCTTCACACAGACGCTTTCGTCCTGCAGGCAGAGGTGATCGAGACAAAAACAAAGTCTAAGCTGGCACCGTTGAAGCTGTCCGATCCTGCATTGTCAGCGCTGAGCCTGGTGCCAGGCAATCATTGGAAAACCCGGTCGATCCTGGCCATCGGGCTGCAAGACACAGATCCGGCCGGGCTGATCTTTCCAGCAGCGGTTTCCTACATCGGTGCGACCAGCGATCACCTGGTCGTGGAAACGACGAATTGCCCGCTGCGTATCGGGAGCGAGATAACTCTGCGTTTGAACTACAGCGCCCTTTTGCACGCCATGGCAGCACCCGACGTTGAAAAAGTTCTTTGCGACGACAGACCTTCTGCAGACGCTCGTTCAGCCAGGCGGAATGGTCGGCACCCGGCACTCTTGTGA
- a CDS encoding DUF1611 domain-containing protein, which yields MDPAAKAGLSARQNASNARLSSPVHSEEPGSNGKLPFHPVPSAIVYCEGNFAGNDGKTANGLVRHSKAYRIVSVIDSGHHGCDSGQVLDGEINRIPVFGSLEAAISHHRTVPDTLIYGMAPSNGKLSCNDRKVVLEAISRGMNIVAGLHEYLSEDLEIIAAAKSWNVTVRDIRKPRLSKDMRLFDGSIARVKAIRIAILGTDCAIGKRTTATLLERALNAQRIKTVLVGTGQTGLMQGGRYGVAMDAVPPQFCCGELEGAVLAAYESEQPDVILIEGQGALSHPAFCTSAFILRGSQPDAVILQHAPARAHRCDFPEMAMPDPSDEIALIEAFSDTKVIGVTLNHEGLTDAEINAAIRNHARTLDLPVSDALSCPPAHLAELVLSAYPQLRPVPGKAAL from the coding sequence ATGGACCCCGCAGCCAAAGCCGGCCTCTCAGCACGGCAAAATGCAAGCAATGCGCGTTTGTCTTCACCAGTCCACTCAGAGGAGCCTGGGAGCAATGGCAAGCTGCCCTTCCACCCTGTTCCCAGTGCAATCGTGTACTGCGAAGGAAACTTCGCCGGAAATGATGGGAAAACTGCAAACGGGCTGGTGCGCCACTCAAAGGCCTACCGGATAGTTTCAGTGATCGACAGCGGGCACCACGGGTGCGACAGCGGGCAAGTCCTTGATGGGGAAATCAACCGGATCCCGGTTTTCGGCAGTCTTGAAGCCGCCATTTCCCATCACCGCACAGTCCCTGACACGCTGATTTACGGGATGGCGCCGTCAAACGGGAAACTCTCCTGCAACGACCGGAAGGTTGTTCTGGAGGCGATCTCGCGGGGAATGAACATCGTAGCCGGCCTGCATGAATACCTAAGTGAAGACCTGGAGATCATTGCTGCTGCAAAATCCTGGAACGTTACTGTCCGGGATATCCGAAAGCCCCGGCTCAGCAAGGACATGCGCCTGTTCGACGGAAGTATTGCGCGTGTGAAGGCGATCCGTATCGCCATTTTGGGAACCGACTGCGCAATTGGAAAACGGACCACGGCGACCCTCCTCGAAAGGGCACTGAATGCGCAACGCATCAAGACGGTTCTGGTTGGCACAGGCCAAACAGGTTTGATGCAGGGCGGCAGGTATGGCGTCGCAATGGACGCGGTGCCGCCGCAATTCTGCTGCGGGGAATTGGAAGGGGCTGTGCTTGCGGCATACGAGAGCGAACAGCCGGATGTCATTCTGATCGAAGGCCAGGGCGCACTCAGCCATCCGGCGTTTTGCACTTCCGCATTCATTTTGCGCGGCAGCCAGCCCGACGCGGTGATCCTCCAGCATGCGCCAGCGCGGGCGCACCGCTGCGACTTTCCGGAGATGGCAATGCCGGATCCCAGTGACGAGATTGCCCTGATCGAAGCGTTTTCGGACACAAAGGTAATCGGCGTGACCCTCAACCATGAAGGGCTGACAGACGCGGAGATCAATGCTGCTATCAGGAACCATGCGCGGACACTGGACCTGCCGGTCAGCGATGCCCTCAGCTGCCCTCCGGCGCATCTGGCTGAACTTGTTCTGTCTGCTTATCCTCAATTACGGCCGGTGCCGGGGAAGGCTGCGTTATGA
- a CDS encoding Crp/Fnr family transcriptional regulator, protein MNSIEHSPLARKLSAFATLSKDELAVLTQLHQRRKTFAAGCDLVHQGQPGQAAYILASGWACSYKIQPEGSRQIVDFQIPGDFLGLRSVLLRTSDHSIEPVVEIEAAEVMAGDLLGAFADTPRLAAAILWAASRDEAMVVEHLVGLGRRDADARMAHFLLELGARLAFVGLGSKEGYACPLTQYHLADALGLTAVHVNRVLRQLRERKLVTFREGHVKFGDIDRLMEMADFDPAYLDQTGPLLK, encoded by the coding sequence ATGAACTCCATCGAACACAGCCCGCTCGCAAGGAAGCTGTCGGCATTTGCCACTCTTTCAAAAGATGAGCTGGCCGTACTCACTCAGCTGCATCAGCGGCGGAAAACCTTTGCGGCAGGTTGTGACCTTGTGCATCAGGGACAGCCTGGACAGGCCGCGTACATTCTGGCTTCGGGCTGGGCCTGCTCGTACAAGATCCAGCCGGAGGGATCGCGCCAAATCGTCGACTTTCAGATACCGGGTGATTTTCTGGGATTGCGCAGCGTTTTGCTGCGCACTTCGGACCATAGCATCGAGCCTGTTGTGGAGATCGAAGCAGCCGAGGTTATGGCAGGTGACCTGCTGGGAGCATTTGCCGACACCCCAAGGCTGGCGGCCGCCATACTCTGGGCGGCGTCACGCGATGAAGCGATGGTTGTTGAGCATCTTGTCGGGCTGGGACGCCGCGATGCAGATGCGCGAATGGCACATTTTCTGCTGGAACTTGGTGCCAGGCTGGCGTTCGTCGGACTGGGAAGCAAGGAGGGCTATGCCTGCCCTTTGACCCAGTACCATCTTGCTGATGCTCTGGGATTGACCGCTGTCCATGTGAATCGTGTTCTGCGTCAACTTCGGGAACGAAAACTGGTCACCTTCCGGGAGGGCCACGTGAAGTTCGGAGATATTGACCGGCTCATGGAAATGGCGGATTTCGATCCGGCATATCTGGACCAAACCGGACCGCTTTTGAAATGA